GGCCAGTGAGCCTGAGGCACAAGCTCCTTCATGTCGAGATGTTGGAAGGCCTGCAAAATCAGCATGGATATGGCCCATAAAGCCGCCGAGCAAACCTTGGCTGGCGAACAGTTCACCAACAAAGTTACCAATATGAATGACTTCTACATCTTTTGCATCCAGCGCTGTTTTCTCAAGACCGGAGAGAACGCAATTCTGCATCAACTCAAAAATTCCGAAGCCCTCGCGTGCCCAATTTCTTGAAAAATCAGTCATTTCCCCGCCGAGGATAAAGATGTCTTTAGCCATAATTCATGCTTTCCATTGAAAGTTACTTGCATAACAATACTTACTGGTTCATACATTTGTCAATTGTCCTTTAATGATGAGGGGAGAAATCACATGGCAGTGGAACTTGTTAAAGAATATGAAAGCTCGATCAAAGAGAATGATCACCCATATATGAATGGGCCGTGGGCGCCTGTGCATAAGGAATATAATATCACCGATATGGAAGTGATTGGGGAAATTCCAACGGATATTGATGGTGTTTATCTTCGTAATTCTGAAAACCCAGTGCATCAACCACTGGGCCGTTATCATCCATTTGATGCCGACGGCATGCTCCATATGATGAGCTTTAAAGACGGCAAAGCAGAGTACCGTAACCGCTTCATCCAAACCCGTGGTTTTAGGGCTGAACAAGAAGCTGGTGAAAGCCTTTGGGCTGGATGGACAGCATATCCGGTTAAATCCAAACGTATCGGTGAATGTGCTCAAGACGGATTGAAGGATGCCTCCTCAACTGATGTGGTAGTGCACGCAGGCAAGGTGATGACAACTCATTTCCAGTGTGGTGAAGGTTACAGGCTTGATCCATATACGCTTGATCAGCTTGGAATTGAAAGCTGGACACCGATTGAAGGAATTTCAGCGCACACTAAAGTGGATGAAAACACTGGCGAGATGATGTTCTTTAACTACGGAAAACATCCACCATATCTGCACTATGGTGTTGTAGGCGCTGATAATAAGCTGAAGCATTATATCCCTGTGGAAATTAATCGCCCAAGCCTTCCGCATGATATGGCCTTCTCTGAAAACTACTCAATTCTCAATGATTTCCCGATGGCATGGATACCTGAAATGATTGAACAGGATATTTTCATGCCGCGCTATGAGGCAGATAAGCCTTCTCGTTTTGGTATTGTGCCACGTTATGGTAACCCGGAAGACGTTAAGTGGTTTGAGGCAAAGCCAACATATGTTCTTCACTGGCTCAATGCATACGAGGAAGGGGATGAGATCATCCTCGATGGCTATTTCCAGGGCAACCCAATGCCTGAACCACTGAAGGACCAACCAAAACGCTATGCGATGATGATGGCACTGGTTGATCTGAATTCTCTGCAGGCGCGTCTTCACCGTTGGCGCTTTAACCTGAAAACAGGTGAGACAATCGAAGAAGATCTCGATGATGAAGTGCTTGAGTTCGGTATGTTTAACCAGAAATATGCTGGTAAGAAGTACCGCTATGCATATAGCGCCAAGCCCAAGAAAGGAATGTTCCTTTTTGAAGGGCTTGTAAAACACGATCTGGAAACGGGTGAGAAGCAAACCTGCATGTTTGGTGAAGAACGTTACGGTAGTGAAGCACCATTTGTGCCGCGCATTGGTTCCAAATCAGAAGATGATGGCTATCTGGTTTCTTTTATCACAGATATGAAAGAGAACCGCTCTGAATGTGTGCTGATTGATGCGCAGAATATTGAAGCAGGGCCTGTATGCCGGATTATTCTTCCGCACCATATTTCAAGCGGTACCCATGCAACATGGGCGAATGGGGAAGATATCCGCGCAGCAGGGTAGAGCTTCGACATAACAATAAAAAAGGCTGGGACAGTTTTCTGCCCCAGCCCTTTTTTGTATCTGTAATATCCGTTAAGCGCTCTTACGTGGTGGCATCGGAATGAAGCCACTTGTTGATGCTTTGTAAGCTTCATACTCCGGATACTTTTTAGACATATGACGCTCGGTTAACGCTTTGCCGCTTACTTTCACAAGGAAGAAGGTCATCACGAGCGGGCTGAATACTGTGTAGATGCCGTATGGCGACGACAGGGCGATAATAGTCAGGCCAATCCATACCATTGCGTCGCCGAAATAGTTGGGATGGCGTGTCCATGACCATAAGCCTTGTGTCATTAATTTGCCCTGGTTTTCAGGGTCTTTTTTGAAGGCTGTAAGCTGATGGTCACCAACAGCTTCGAAGAAAATGCCGATAAACCAGATGGCAGCGCCGATATAGCCGAACATTGTTGTTTCATTGCCTTCAAGGCCAAGCATACCAAACTGAACAGGGAATGAGATTAGCCACGAAAGTACACATTGCATGCCGAAAACAAACCAGAGGCTTTTGATAATGAATGGTCCGTCACCACCGGCTTGCTGGCGCATTCTCACATAACGGTAATCTTCACCGTGAGGCAGGTTCCGTTTACCAAGATACAGGCCTAATCTTAAAGCCCAAATGCTCACCAGCGTTACCAGCAGTAGCTGCATTGGGTGGCCATTTGAATGGTTTATGTAAGTAACAACACCGGGTAGTGCGCATGCCGGACCCCAAAGAATATCGACGATGCTGGCATCTTTTTTAAAAATGCTGATGACCCAGAATGTCAGAAAAACGAGAGCCGAAATGCCGA
This DNA window, taken from Kordiimonas sp. SCSIO 12603, encodes the following:
- a CDS encoding carotenoid oxygenase family protein, producing MAVELVKEYESSIKENDHPYMNGPWAPVHKEYNITDMEVIGEIPTDIDGVYLRNSENPVHQPLGRYHPFDADGMLHMMSFKDGKAEYRNRFIQTRGFRAEQEAGESLWAGWTAYPVKSKRIGECAQDGLKDASSTDVVVHAGKVMTTHFQCGEGYRLDPYTLDQLGIESWTPIEGISAHTKVDENTGEMMFFNYGKHPPYLHYGVVGADNKLKHYIPVEINRPSLPHDMAFSENYSILNDFPMAWIPEMIEQDIFMPRYEADKPSRFGIVPRYGNPEDVKWFEAKPTYVLHWLNAYEEGDEIILDGYFQGNPMPEPLKDQPKRYAMMMALVDLNSLQARLHRWRFNLKTGETIEEDLDDEVLEFGMFNQKYAGKKYRYAYSAKPKKGMFLFEGLVKHDLETGEKQTCMFGEERYGSEAPFVPRIGSKSEDDGYLVSFITDMKENRSECVLIDAQNIEAGPVCRIILPHHISSGTHATWANGEDIRAAG
- a CDS encoding DUF1295 domain-containing protein → MSDQLTSIALESLGISALVFLTFWVISIFKKDASIVDILWGPACALPGVVTYINHSNGHPMQLLLVTLVSIWALRLGLYLGKRNLPHGEDYRYVRMRQQAGGDGPFIIKSLWFVFGMQCVLSWLISFPVQFGMLGLEGNETTMFGYIGAAIWFIGIFFEAVGDHQLTAFKKDPENQGKLMTQGLWSWTRHPNYFGDAMVWIGLTIIALSSPYGIYTVFSPLVMTFFLVKVSGKALTERHMSKKYPEYEAYKASTSGFIPMPPRKSA